The sequence GACGTCTTCCGCATTTGGCGACCTTTGCCCGCCCGTATCGCTCTGGCAGGATCTGCGGGAGCAGTTCAGCCTTCGCAGACGCCTGCTGGATGTGGTCCAAATCGAGGTGACGTCGGTTTGTCCCGGCAGATGCGCGTACTGTCCGCACGTGATCATGGCGGAGCACTGGAAGTCACGGCACATGGATACGACCGCCTACGCCAGGCTTTGGCCGCTGCTGCGCGAATCCGTGCGCGCCCATTTGCAGGGGTGGGGAGAGCCGTTTTCGCACCCGCGCTTTCTGGACATGGTCGCCCTGGCGAGAAAAGCGGGCTGTTTCGTGTCCACAACTACGTGCGGCCTGCATATGACAGAGGATTTTGCCAAGTCCCTGGTCGAGAGCGGGCTGGACATCATCGCCTTCTCCCTGGCCGGCACGACGGCGGCGAGCAACGACGTCCTGCGCCGGGGCGTGGATTTCAGCCGGGTAATGGACTCCATCCGCCTGCTGAACGAAGTGCGTACGGCCAGGTCCGGCGTGCATCTCGAAATTCACATCGCATACCTCGCTCTTGCCAGCCGCATAAGTGAAGTGCGCCGTCTGCCGGAACTGATGCGCGAGCTTGGCGTGCATGCGGCGGTCGTCAGCACTCTCGACCCGAACCTAGCCCCGGGCTGGGCGCATGAAGCCTATGCCCCGGACGAACAGGACAAGATCGCCGTTGCCCGCGCCGAACTGGACGCGGCCGCCGCGGAGGCCGCGCGCCTGGGACTCGATTTCGATTATTCCCTGCCGGAGCCGACCCCGCGCCGGGGCTGTCTGGAAAACGCCGACCGAACCGTTTTCGTGGACGCTCAAGGATGCATGTCCACATGCGTCTATCTGAACCCGCCAACCACCTTGCATGAACCCAACCGACGCATTTTCGGATCATGTCTGGAGCAGGATCCCGTCTCGATCTGGAAATCCGACGCATTTTCCGCGTTTCGGGCCGGACTTCTGTCAGGTGAGCCCGATGCCGCCTGCCTGCGCTGTCCGAAACGCCACGCCCGCAGCAATCGGGAATGACCGGCCACCCTCCCCGCCCCTAATAAAAAAAGCGGGCCGAAGCCCGCTGGATCATCCTTGAAAATGGCGAAGCAGAGGGCAGCCCCTGCCCGCCGAAAGGCCGCTATTTCCCGCCCAGCTTACGCCCGGCCAGGAAGGCCGCATAGTTGGCCTGCCAGATGGCCGGCTTGGGGCTGACGTTCTTGAGGGCCCTTAGCCAGTACTCGTTGGGGAAGGAATCGAAGGGAGCCAAGGTGCTTAAGACGCCGATCATGACCACGTTGGCGCTGCGGCCCGTGGGGTCACCAAGGCCCAGGGCCGTGCCGAGCACGTCGACGTCGATGACCTTGTACCCGCTCAAGGCCTCGCGCACGGCCTCCACCGTCGGATAGTTCTCGGCCTTGAAGAGCGGAGGCATGATGGCCGTGTTGGCCAGGATGACCGTACCGCCGGGCCTCAGCATGTCCAGGAAGCCGGGACGGAACACTTCGCTGCGTTCCATGCAGACCAGGCACTGGGTGGTGCCGGGCATGAGCACGGGGGAATGGACCGCGCCGCAGGCAAAGGTGCTGATGACCGGACCGCCCATCTGGGCCATGCCGTGGGTCTCGCCCTTGACGATGTTCTGTTTGTCGTAGCCCAGGAGGTAAGCCAGCTGGGTCAGGACGCGGCCGAAGAAGAGGTTGCCCTGACCGCCCACGCCACGGATGGCCACGGACAAAAAGGGCGGCAGGCCGCCTGTATCCGGCAGGTCGATACTTTCGGGCGGCACGGGCAGATCCGGACAGGTGGTCAGGCCGCAGGCGCTCTGGTCTTTGGCCGGGGCGATGGCGCCCTTGGGGCACATCTGGGCGCAGGCCGGGTTCTGGCTCACGCAGCCGGTGCAGATATTGTTGAAGAAAGGCAACCCTTCGGCGTCGGCCTCGATGCCGGAACAGATCTGGCACATGCCGCAGCGGATGCACAGCTCCGGATCCACGGCCATTTTCACGCCGTAGGATTCCTTGGGCATCTTGCGGATGCACACGCCCGTGACCACCAGCGTCGTGAAGGTGCCGGTCTCGGCGGCGGTCAGGGCTTCTTTCAGGGCCTTTTCCAATGCTTTCTTGTCGTAGCCGCTGACCTCGACCACATTCGCCCCATGGGCCTTCAGGCTCGCGTTCAGGTCGAAGACGTTGGGGTCCCCGGCCAGGTTGGCGGGCGAGGTGGGCGAGGGCTGGCCACCGGTCATGGCGGTCCAGTTGTTGTTCAGGACGACCTTGACGCCGGGGATGTTCCTGAAAATCGTATTGCGGGTCGCATCCATGCCGCTGTGACACTCGGTGCCGTCACCAAGCACGGCCAGGCATTTGCTTGCGGCCTCGGGCCGGGACAGGACATAGCCCAGCCGCTTGGCTTCACTCGCGCCCATGGCCAGAGCGGTGTCCATGGCATTCAGGAAATGCAGCAACGTATTGCAGCCGATGTCGCCGAATACGGCTTCAAGTTTGCCCTTCTTGCGCATCTTGCCGACGATCTGACCGAAAAGGCGATACGGACATCCCGCACAGATCATGGGCGGCCGCGGCAGACTGGCCACCGCCGACTTCCCGGCCGCCTCGGCCAGGCCCAGGCGGGTGGAAATAAGCGCCGGAGTCCATTCCGTAACGGTCTCGTCCGCCCCTTTGCCCTGGACGGCGATTCCTTCGGCCTGGATAGCCTCCTGAATGAAACGATAGCCGTCTTCGATGACGTAGACGGGACCGTCGATGCTCTCGCAAAAGCGGCGGATGAGATCCATGGGCAGCGGGTAGGTGAAGCCCAGGGACAGGACATCGATATTCTTGCCCGTGGCGGCCCGGACTTCCTCCACAAAGAGGTCGTTCACGCCATGGGTGATGATGCCGATCTTGCCGTCACCCCTGGTCAGGACATTGAGCGGGCTCTCCTCGGCCATTTTGCGCAGGGCCGGGATACGGGTCGTGCGGACCTGGTCGTGGAACATCCGCGCCCGCACGGGCAGGGTAATGAAATCACTCATCTTCTCCGGCAGCGGGGCCTTTTCGCGCGTGGCCGTTTCCATCAGGCGCACCAGCCCTTCGCTGTGACAGAGCACCCCGCTGGCGATGACGGCCACGGGAGTGTTGAACTGCCGCCCAAGGTCGGCGGCGATACGGGCCGCCTCGTGCATTTCCTGGTGATTGCGCGGCTCGAAGACCGGAATGCAGCAGCTTTTCAGCATGTAGCGCGGATCGACCAGATGCTGGGTGGAGCTTGGCGTATAATCACTGGCGATATAGTAGACGAGACTGCCGCGCTCGCCGGTGTAGAAAGCGGCGGAAGTGATCACGTCGGCGGCCTGGAACAGGCCCGGAATCTTCATGGTCACGACGCAGTCGCTGCCGGCCAGGGTGTGGCCAAAACCAACGCCCGCTGCCACGGCCTCGTTCACGGACCAGCCCACGGTAATCATGTCCTGGACCTGGGACAGGCCCTTGTCGATGACCTCGGTGCTGGGCGTACCGGGATAGCCGTCCGCGGCATGGATCCCGGCCCGTACGCACCCCACCGCAAAGGCCATATTACCCTGGATGACCACACCCTTGCCCGCGTCGCCGACGCACATCGCCTTCACTGCACTCATGAATCCTCCCGAAAAAATATGTCTTAAAGAAGCACCCGCTAAAGGGCGTAACGGCAAACATCTCGGCGCGCGGTCTGGCCATGAAGACCTTAAGCGTGTTCGCGCCTTGTCGTCTGGCGGTACGCGAAGCCCCGCCCTTTCTCAAGTCCCAAGCCAAACAAAGCCCGCACGCCCGGCACTGGCAAAGGCCATATTCAGGCCAGATATTGATGCAAGTCTTGGA is a genomic window of Desulfomicrobium baculatum DSM 4028 containing:
- a CDS encoding radical SAM protein; translated protein: MTRTSSAFGDLCPPVSLWQDLREQFSLRRRLLDVVQIEVTSVCPGRCAYCPHVIMAEHWKSRHMDTTAYARLWPLLRESVRAHLQGWGEPFSHPRFLDMVALARKAGCFVSTTTCGLHMTEDFAKSLVESGLDIIAFSLAGTTAASNDVLRRGVDFSRVMDSIRLLNEVRTARSGVHLEIHIAYLALASRISEVRRLPELMRELGVHAAVVSTLDPNLAPGWAHEAYAPDEQDKIAVARAELDAAAAEAARLGLDFDYSLPEPTPRRGCLENADRTVFVDAQGCMSTCVYLNPPTTLHEPNRRIFGSCLEQDPVSIWKSDAFSAFRAGLLSGEPDAACLRCPKRHARSNRE
- a CDS encoding 2-oxoacid:acceptor oxidoreductase family protein produces the protein MSAVKAMCVGDAGKGVVIQGNMAFAVGCVRAGIHAADGYPGTPSTEVIDKGLSQVQDMITVGWSVNEAVAAGVGFGHTLAGSDCVVTMKIPGLFQAADVITSAAFYTGERGSLVYYIASDYTPSSTQHLVDPRYMLKSCCIPVFEPRNHQEMHEAARIAADLGRQFNTPVAVIASGVLCHSEGLVRLMETATREKAPLPEKMSDFITLPVRARMFHDQVRTTRIPALRKMAEESPLNVLTRGDGKIGIITHGVNDLFVEEVRAATGKNIDVLSLGFTYPLPMDLIRRFCESIDGPVYVIEDGYRFIQEAIQAEGIAVQGKGADETVTEWTPALISTRLGLAEAAGKSAVASLPRPPMICAGCPYRLFGQIVGKMRKKGKLEAVFGDIGCNTLLHFLNAMDTALAMGASEAKRLGYVLSRPEAASKCLAVLGDGTECHSGMDATRNTIFRNIPGVKVVLNNNWTAMTGGQPSPTSPANLAGDPNVFDLNASLKAHGANVVEVSGYDKKALEKALKEALTAAETGTFTTLVVTGVCIRKMPKESYGVKMAVDPELCIRCGMCQICSGIEADAEGLPFFNNICTGCVSQNPACAQMCPKGAIAPAKDQSACGLTTCPDLPVPPESIDLPDTGGLPPFLSVAIRGVGGQGNLFFGRVLTQLAYLLGYDKQNIVKGETHGMAQMGGPVISTFACGAVHSPVLMPGTTQCLVCMERSEVFRPGFLDMLRPGGTVILANTAIMPPLFKAENYPTVEAVREALSGYKVIDVDVLGTALGLGDPTGRSANVVMIGVLSTLAPFDSFPNEYWLRALKNVSPKPAIWQANYAAFLAGRKLGGK